Genomic segment of Eremothecium sinecaudum strain ATCC 58844 chromosome VIII, complete sequence:
GCTATAGGTGTGATCTTCACGGGAGGTTGTTGAGATATATTTCTTCTTTTAATTGGTGATTCTGGTAAGTCCAGGAACCTGTCTAGCGTGCTTAGTTGTCTCTTTGGAGTCTTTTTCTTCGATGGCGATTTTGCTGTTCGGCTTAGATATTCTTGTTCTTCTCTGAATGATAATACCAAGGAGTGAGTTTCTGGTATCAAGCCTTTGGGCAGCCATTGCGCATATGGATATTCAATAATATCTAGTTGTCTACGAGAAGGACTGCGCCCCACTGGAGAGTCTGTCGACGTTTTATCAGGCTCACTGAGATATGGTAAAAAGCTTTTGAATCTTACTTTCCAAAGCTCAATTGTGAAAGCTTCATACAATTTTAGCACTTTATCTTCTGTAATTTTCATCGTTTCTTCCGTGTTATTATGACCATGGAGTAACTCTTTTAATAAAACACAGGAATGCAATAAAGTATGAGTCCACTGATCGAAGTCTTTGACAATGGACGATACACCCATGCGATCCAGGAGTTCTCTCGCAGCTATCATCGGCTGTGCAGAACCACTTGCACTATTCGTATTGCGAAACAATGTATGCTTGAAATCTTTGGCGAGAACTTTTGGCTCGTAATAACTTTTTACATGTTCGACTGTTGGCCAGTTGAACAAGTTGATCGCATCCTTTCTACTGAACATCTGTATATTTTGCCCGAATATAGCCTTTGAATTATTCCTGCATGCTTCAATCATACTTCTCTTAAAAGCGTCATATCGTTCATCAACAACTACAACTGGGTCGTTGATGTGGGAGCAGAAGTTACCGAACTCTTCGCACAATCTACCGTTAGACCATTGTGTGATAGCCCATGCTCTTTTATATCCCAGATGCCGGATTCCAGAGCTATAGTCAGCCCCTATTAGAATTGTAAAAAGGAGAAACGATTTCTCATTCACAGTAGGATGTCTAGCTCTCAATTCATCTACATCAATGAGACTCACAAAATATTCAGTCACATGTTTTTTCATAGGACTCGTTCCACTACTCGGCAGGTCCTGGAAATGTTTGGAAAAGTTACGCAGTACTTTCTTTGCTCCAAATACAATGCTATCAGAATCATTGCTTAATACATAATCAACAACTCCATTGGACTGCAGCCACGCACACAGAGCTTCGCCCTCGCCTCTAGCGATGATATAATCTACCCTGAAAGAATCACATACTTCTAGTATTTCTTCAATTAATGGGTCTAATTGCCTTGGGAACCTATTGGGCGACCTTCCTCTCTCATCACGATCCAGCTGTTTACCTGTCTTAGTCCTGGAATGACTTTTGAAAACCGGCTTTTCAAGCCCATCAAACACTAGCACAAATTCCACATCTAGTGCCATTAAATCCTTCAACTTAGTCACGAAGTTCAATACAGCTTTTCGGCTTATATTCCTAACAGGAGAAGTACATCTGTCACCTTGATCGGAATTACTAAAAACCCCACATTCAAATAGCCACTGGAAAGCATCAATAGCAATCCTAGGAGCCCTGCCATTTTTCTTGCGATATTGGGTTACAAATACACTAAATGGCAGTCTTTTTGTAGTATTATAACCCTTAAGTATATTCCACAACTCCTTTATACCCATAGTAAAAGTTACGAGGCATAAGTTGAATTAACAAAGAGACACCTATCGTTTAATTGGGGAGGTATAAGTAAATGACAAGCCATTAAACGACATTCCACGTCTTTGTAATCTTCATAAACAATGTTTTATGTATGTTTATTGTGAGATATATCTGTTATTTAAAAGTTGTAGTTGAAGTTCAAAACTTAAAATGGCATAATAGAAATAACCTAGTAAGAAATAATACAtttatttaaaataataattACAAGCTATTGATTAAAGGGTATTACTCAAGTTGAATTACTTGCCTATAGTTTAATAAATCAATATGGATGATCCTTTAATGATAAACAAAGAGGAAGTACCGTTACTAAATTTTATTAACGTTATATCAAATTACAAACCAGTGCAACCCGAATATAGCCTACCTTATTAATGACAACTTCATATAAGTACATGGAGAGTAGCTTACCTAGGGTAGAACATTACAACTGGATTTCCTTTTTTCCAATTAAATTGAGACATAAATAATATAGAATATGAGAGTTTGGTTCTTTTTCAACCATATATTGGATAATAGCTGGATACATTGTGTATCAGCCTAAAACGTTGGTTACACGCCGAAGCGCAGCCAATCTAAATCATCGATCAGATTTGACTTTTCTTGTCCTCTTGCCTTTTCTTTAGAATCTGCACCTTGTTCTCCTGTACCAGCGTTTCCACTAACTCTTTGGgaaagtgaagaagaatttCTTAGCTGCTGCTCAAAACCCGAGATACCGCGTTGGTGTTGTAGAGAGGCTGCGTAGCCATGTCTTGGAGAGGATGCCGGGGGTATAATGGAAGATAAATTTGCATCACTTTGCGATGAATTATACTCTGCGGTTACAGTTGGAGACTCGGGCATAGATGGCTGCAGAGCCACTGTATTTGGGTTCTGCTGTAGCTGCTGAGAAAGTAGGGAAGTGAAAGGCTTTATTGGTGCTGACTTTGGCGAATCGTCCTGCTGTTGATATAAGGGAGAAAAGAGATCAAAAGTCGATCTAGGCGATGACTTTGTAGCCCCAATTGTCGTTAAAACCTTCGGAGATACAGAACTTCTTACCCAACTTGATTTGGCTGAAGAGCTAACCTGAGTTGAGTTATTCGGCTGAACTTGTTGTAGTGATTGGTTCATCAAAGACATGGATTGGGACACCGATGGCCTTGATGATCTCATCCGCGGCACCGACACGCTGGCAGACGCACCTCCACCAGTCGATGATAGCACTCCCGTAAGGGGAAGTGGGGAGTTACTCGACGGCGGATTACCACTACTATTACCTCTTAGAGACGAAACGTACCTTGGAGATGAACTCGGACTTGTAATAACGTTTGAAGATTGATAGCCCATTGAATAGGGCCCATTCTCCTGTGAATGACATCGTTCTGTAGGAGATGGCTTCGGTAATATTGGAACAACTTGTCTAGATGAAGATCTGCTAGAAGCTGAGCTAGAACTGTCGCTTCTAGATTTTCTTTGAACACGAACCGATGTCATCCCTCTGTTATGATACATCAAGTTCCTTGAGTCTAATCTAGATGGGTTTAGATCAACAAAGTTGTCACCACCGATCTTTGTTCCATTAAACGGCTGCTGGTTATTAATACCTGAATTATCCTTACGCATACCATCTTGAACATATCTGTAAGAACCATTCTGACTCTTCTTCGTAACCTCCTGCATTTGCGCTTGAGGAGTCCCACCACTCCTAGTCTGGTTGGAGTTCCTTTGGGTCGTAGAAGTAGACTGTGTACGACTCTTGGACTGGCGTTGTGAAGCTTCTGCCTGATTTTTCTTCTGGTTTTTCCTGCTGTGACGTTTCTTAATAACATCACTTTTCAGTGACAATGGCCGCATTATTCCATGTAGTTTTTGGAATAAACCGCATGCATTACACAACGTATTACCTTGAGGGTCACGTCGCCATAACGGAGTCTTGACTGTTTTACAATTAAAGCATTGTATCTGGGGCTTAGAATAGTGTTCTATGTTTGTGTTGTTATTGGTACCCTTTCTATACGACGAAAGAGAAGAGGAGGACATTTGTCTAGCAACAGGAGCTTTCTTAACCGCATTTGAAGTGGCTTGCGTAGAAAGAGGGATATGCCCTTCCTCATTTACAGCTCCAGATTTTAACGGGATTAATGATCGTCTAGGAACCATCCCAGGCTGTTGCGGCCTCCCAATATCCTCTCCATTTGATTCTAATGTATCTTCCGGAACACCCGTAGATGTCAGGCCACGTGTAGCGCCCGAGAATATACTGTTGGTAAAGAACTGAAAGTCGTAGTCAAACAAGTTAAACTGGTTCAAACTATCAGTTGGCAATGACGCCCAACCTGACGGCCCTTGCTGCTTTTGCTGCGATGCCTGCGCAGGCTGCATCGGTCCATAATTATCTCCTAAAGGCAGTACTAAATCATCTTTAAGGGAATTCGGTTGTGAAATAGTAGCGCCATCACTCATAGAATGCTCGTTTGGAGTCATCATAAATTCATCAACATTAAAGTCCCAAAGATTATCAATTTCTCCATTTTGCATATCTAAACCATGACTAGCACTCTGAGAAGCCTTAATATCAATAGGTTTGACATGAGACAACCCTTCGTTTTCTTTCATTGCACCGtttttttctttatctGAATCATCTGTAACCTCCTTCCTACCTCCTGTTGAGCTACAAACATCAAATAACTCATTACACAAATCTTCTGGTAATATCTCAAGCATAGAATCAAACTTTTCGCCCAGTGATATGCTTTTTGCATCTAAATGGAACCCTCCAACATCATCGAACCTCCCGTTCTTGTTAGGTTTAGAGGAACCGCCTGCCATTCTTGTCCTAAACAAGAACTAAAATACCAGAAACGGAGTACTCTTTGAGTCAAATAAATCCACCGTTCAGATTAATCAGGGCTACTGCACTTTGACTCACCTTAATGGAAATTATTGTCTTCGTGACAGTATGAAGCTCCCTTTTAACGTTTACTCATGGGGCGGTGTCATAAGATCGGTTAGTAGAACGCTGGCGCCAGGTCACGATTCACGTACTTGAAGTTTAAAACTCGTATGAAACGAGTCAACACGTGACCTCCATTATTCCCAACTGGGGCGTTAGGGGCTAAGGGGCACTGAGGGGCTTGAGTAGGTCGTTACAATGCGTAGAGAGAGTATATGTGCGGGGTAGAGATTTGGGGGTTATGGAGGAAGCCGATGAGATCTAGTAATGATAGGGTATCATATGGTAGGTTTTAACTACGGTATAAACAAGCAATAAGTTGGTGTTACTAGGATATGTGAGATGAAACTCTAACAACAGTACGTGGGTACGACAGGGGCGCAGCCATTCCCGGGCCCTCTTCATGGAATTCGGTGTACAGGCGCTGTAATTATGGTCATGTGACCTATGGAGCGTCCCAGAACAAACTAAATACTACAGCCCATCGCAGAATCAGGTGACAGTACACATGCGAATGTTACTAGGCTTATGTAACATAACTTGACGTTTATTAGGATTGCAAAAATTCAAGCTAGTGAATAGTTGCCTAATATCCTACTAACTAACGGCAGTGTTTAGTGTGTGCTGCCATCGATACAGACAAATAGAGTCAAATACAATTGCGTGATTCCGGGGTTATTATTTTTAAGTAGCTTTCCGCCAGCCGGCTTTATGCAGTAAATGCAATTTGCCCGTTGTTGCGTCTTCCGGACGCCTCTGGTTTAATTTACTTACAGGGGTTTACTGGTGCTATATAGTACCTGCATATTAGGCTACGGGTTTAAAACCACTCTATGTGAATATAGGAACATAACCGCCTGCTTGATGTAGAAGTTTTGCTCGTTTCAGCGTGCCCATTTTGGGATGAGGAATATAATTAACTATGCCCCATGCGGTTAACATTAAAAGTTTTTTAGGAATAATTTCAATGGTTTAATGTAACAGCAAATAATATACCGGATGGGCAGAAGCTATCACGTTGTTGATTGCAGCTGATCGTGGGTGCTGTCAGCCGTGTTGCCAACGGTTGGCTGGATTTCAAAAAGATAGCTCATAAATACGCCCTGAGTAATTAGATTCTACTACTGAAGTAGCTGATGGTTCAAGTATCTATTTAGGTCATTAGTGTGATTTGTTCCAAAAGCTCGTCCAATCGTTCGCAGAAGCAATGGCGAGGGGATGAGATAACAAACAACCCTTATCACATTCAATAACTTGGGCAAACAGTTACTAGTTGCTTCAAATGATTGAATAGTAGATATAAAAGCCTCGTAGAACAGACAGCTTGGTCATCGAAGCACTAATAGCATAGCTGAGTGGTGTAGATTCGACTGCGGTCTCATACTCTCTTTAACCATACTATCATTTCATACGTCATACATTGAATCAAGTtcaatattaaaaattttagTCTAACAATGTAAAAGTCTATACCGATAATATAGAACACCGTTCGTTCTGTTGTATAGTAACCGATAATTATCAATCCGAGTCCCCCCTGTTATGATTAGAAACCTTCTTTGCAGTGTTAAGTCCCATAAAACttttttattaaaacaGTTGTATAATGTTCGGCTACAGTCCACAATGGCATCACCAACTGAACAATTAAATGCCACCTCTACAGTAAATTTGGAAGTATCGGATAAAACTAAATCAGCTAAGTCTATGACAGATGAGATGAATCTTGAATCTAACTGGATTAAAACTGATGAAGCTGTTTTCAAAATTTTCCCAGACTTACGCACCATTAAGCCTAGTGAATTAGTTGGTGCAACAGATTTTGGTA
This window contains:
- the YEN1 gene encoding crossover junction endodeoxyribonuclease (Syntenic homolog of Ashbya gossypii AFR238W; Syntenic homolog of Saccharomyces cerevisiae YER041W (YEN1)): MGIKELWNILKGYNTTKRLPFSVFVTQYRKKNGRAPRIAIDAFQWLFECGVFSNSDQGDRCTSPVRNISRKAVLNFVTKLKDLMALDVEFVLVFDGLEKPVFKSHSRTKTGKQLDRDERGRSPNRFPRQLDPLIEEILEVCDSFRVDYIIARGEGEALCAWLQSNGVVDYVLSNDSDSIVFGAKKVLRNFSKHFQDLPSSGTSPMKKHVTEYFVSLIDVDELRARHPTVNEKSFLLFTILIGADYSSGIRHLGYKRAWAITQWSNGRLCEEFGNFCSHINDPVVVVDERYDAFKRSMIEACRNNSKAIFGQNIQMFSRKDAINLFNWPTVEHVKSYYEPKVLAKDFKHTLFRNTNSASGSAQPMIAARELLDRMGVSSIVKDFDQWTHTLLHSCVLLKELLHGHNNTEETMKITEDKVLKLYEAFTIELWKVRFKSFLPYLSEPDKTSTDSPVGRSPSRRQLDIIEYPYAQWLPKGLIPETHSLVLSFREEQEYLSRTAKSPSKKKTPKRQLSTLDRFLDLPESPIKRRNISQQPPVKITPIALNDTSSSEDDSSLTILDSAPPSFPSLSPLKRPLTQDNMGAKVPTEKQDNVLLELADLEEPARIQRWYLLHFKYSPNNTLDQKAIWDLYLRFLTTTLGIQNNTIEFHDLPHLLDGILPDVTISFSRKRKNGYTFKNIKEIKPAPNSDISIHKACRRLLFHETNFEPPKESDLPGVRPQESQISNPARSASSNKTLQPSSTSKIDAESSLEILN
- the GLN3 gene encoding nitrogen-responsive transcriptional regulator GLN3 (Syntenic homolog of Ashbya gossypii AFR237W; Syntenic homolog of Saccharomyces cerevisiae YER040W (GLN3)); the protein is MAGGSSKPNKNGRFDDVGGFHLDAKSISLGEKFDSMLEILPEDLCNELFDVCSSTGGRKEVTDDSDKEKNGAMKENEGLSHVKPIDIKASQSASHGLDMQNGEIDNLWDFNVDEFMMTPNEHSMSDGATISQPNSLKDDLVLPLGDNYGPMQPAQASQQKQQGPSGWASLPTDSLNQFNLFDYDFQFFTNSIFSGATRGLTSTGVPEDTLESNGEDIGRPQQPGMVPRRSLIPLKSGAVNEEGHIPLSTQATSNAVKKAPVARQMSSSSLSSYRKGTNNNTNIEHYSKPQIQCFNCKTVKTPLWRRDPQGNTLCNACGLFQKLHGIMRPLSLKSDVIKKRHSRKNQKKNQAEASQRQSKSRTQSTSTTQRNSNQTRSGGTPQAQMQEVTKKSQNGSYRYVQDGMRKDNSGINNQQPFNGTKIGGDNFVDLNPSRLDSRNLMYHNRGMTSVRVQRKSRSDSSSSASSRSSSRQVVPILPKPSPTERCHSQENGPYSMGYQSSNVITSPSSSPRYVSSLRGNSSGNPPSSNSPLPLTGVLSSTGGGASASVSVPRMRSSRPSVSQSMSLMNQSLQQVQPNNSTQVSSSAKSSWVRSSVSPKVLTTIGATKSSPRSTFDLFSPLYQQQDDSPKSAPIKPFTSLLSQQLQQNPNTVALQPSMPESPTVTAEYNSSQSDANLSSIIPPASSPRHGYAASLQHQRGISGFEQQLRNSSSLSQRVSGNAGTGEQGADSKEKARGQEKSNLIDDLDWLRFGV
- the IMG2 gene encoding mitochondrial 54S ribosomal protein mL49 (Syntenic homolog of Ashbya gossypii AER262C; Syntenic homolog of Saccharomyces cerevisiae YCR071C (IMG2)); its protein translation is MIRNLLCSVKSHKTFLLKQLYNVRLQSTMASPTEQLNATSTVNLEVSDKTKSAKSMTDEMNLESNWIKTDEAVFKIFPDLRTIKPSELVGATDFGKNSYFVARSSKGNLPVYSNIKRGGKLVTEIRKIEGDIVQLRNDLQAALPEIPKSEWKIYIQSKKIIVQRDCVRDIKQAMSTVF